One window of the Natrinema sp. CBA1119 genome contains the following:
- a CDS encoding bacterio-opsin activator domain-containing protein, whose protein sequence is MSDGTATVVGDAPCVLVVGDSAAADDAMETLAARFDGASLLRERTLEGTRERLAEREVHCLVCPFVPADGDGRSEPSGTLLERLAAGADDRSIVAVLDGDDADRTDRADCADGTDPDCADRALAAGASDVVARDESPTVLTARVRNAAERARFRLAAAETDLRYRSILESAGAVVWVLDADGDIEYATPAVESRMGYTPTELERTAIDRLVHPDDRAAVRETLAFVTDAPVGTTDRVTPRLGHADGTWQVSELTLTNRLADPTVEGVVVTRTGTGPAADSVADDVRAGVDRLADAFFTLGPRDELRYANDAAMSLFTGTDTGIGGGTGTETSTAERSSDRADPIGTVVWDLLPDELGEALYDGVRAAETTGSAETLETALPPLEGRLAVTVHPGDDGVSVHAREQSPDAATSVTEDRLELLESVVDALDDGIAVLEGTTIRLANPALLDLADADALVGRELEDVFADDLATTIRERARSPVVRWMEPVSGALATDASPPVDVFVAPLSDPDRTLCVVRDRRGSRGAALSSIRRALVALRQAETPSAVRDTATAAVRELAGADVAVWYRAEDDRFRPATVAAAERTGGDKRSLEPPPIDPDGSPLSDVLENERSIAQADDDGAADHPETGGLTVYERADLADLLERAGIRAERVLAVPVANRAVVLATSTEPMAFDGLESDPIDAVSDAATVALESLERADGLRASRNERDRLEAVIERTERVWEAGQSILAADTREAVERRLCEAIVSLDPLESAGEIGLAWVGHADDGRERVVPSTWVGRDGEFLESATVPLKTDVDAPAGAAAAAREPVVLDDLSVDRREDTAEDRSWRRRLRERGFRSALGVALTADGVRYGTLTAYANRPSAFDDRTRRACRHLASIAGAVIGAIETKRALLADRITELEVVVRDEGEALSSIARGIDRPLDVRAIVPRSSGGSTVFCAVDGGDTDAIRETIESLSAVDAISIVDRDTGGTVLEIGLREPTVARAIAEHGGVLRSVTPVDGRCRLVIELGDPVDVRSFLDHLERAHPGMELVARRKRDRSSRPVRPFDELSQHLSERQRRTLEAAYYGGFFEWPREHTGEEVAESIGISQPTFSRHLRLAQRKLFELLFDELEAD, encoded by the coding sequence GTGAGCGACGGTACCGCAACCGTCGTCGGTGACGCCCCTTGCGTCCTGGTCGTCGGCGATTCCGCTGCCGCCGACGATGCGATGGAGACGCTCGCCGCCCGGTTCGATGGCGCTTCGCTACTCAGGGAGCGAACGCTCGAGGGGACCCGCGAGCGACTCGCCGAGCGCGAGGTGCACTGTCTCGTCTGCCCGTTCGTCCCGGCCGACGGCGACGGACGATCGGAACCGAGCGGAACGTTGCTCGAGCGCCTCGCCGCCGGAGCCGACGACCGGTCGATCGTGGCCGTCCTCGATGGCGACGACGCCGACCGCACGGACCGTGCTGACTGCGCCGACGGCACAGACCCAGACTGCGCCGACCGCGCGCTCGCGGCGGGAGCGAGCGACGTCGTTGCTCGTGACGAATCCCCGACGGTGCTGACCGCTCGAGTGAGAAACGCGGCCGAGCGAGCGCGATTCCGTCTGGCCGCGGCGGAAACCGATCTTCGCTACCGATCGATCCTCGAGAGCGCCGGCGCGGTCGTCTGGGTGCTCGACGCGGACGGCGACATCGAGTACGCGACGCCGGCGGTCGAGTCGCGGATGGGGTACACGCCGACCGAACTCGAGCGAACGGCGATTGACCGGCTCGTCCACCCGGACGATCGGGCGGCGGTTCGTGAGACGCTCGCTTTCGTGACCGACGCGCCGGTTGGGACGACCGACCGCGTGACGCCGCGGCTCGGCCACGCCGACGGCACGTGGCAGGTTTCGGAACTGACCCTCACGAACCGGCTCGCTGATCCGACCGTCGAGGGGGTCGTCGTCACCCGAACCGGGACGGGGCCGGCGGCCGATTCGGTGGCCGACGACGTTCGCGCGGGCGTCGACCGGCTCGCGGACGCGTTTTTCACCCTCGGCCCGCGGGACGAGCTCCGGTACGCCAACGATGCCGCGATGTCGCTGTTCACCGGCACCGATACCGGTATCGGTGGGGGAACTGGGACCGAGACGAGCACTGCGGAGCGCTCGAGTGACCGCGCCGACCCGATCGGAACCGTCGTCTGGGACCTCCTTCCGGACGAGCTCGGCGAGGCGCTCTACGACGGCGTTCGAGCGGCCGAGACGACGGGCTCCGCCGAGACGCTCGAAACGGCCCTTCCTCCACTCGAGGGGCGACTCGCCGTGACCGTTCACCCCGGTGACGACGGCGTCTCGGTCCACGCGCGGGAACAGTCCCCCGACGCTGCGACCTCGGTGACCGAAGACCGCCTCGAGCTCCTCGAGTCCGTCGTCGACGCGCTAGACGACGGGATCGCCGTCCTCGAGGGGACGACGATTCGGCTGGCGAACCCGGCGCTGCTCGATCTCGCCGATGCGGACGCGCTCGTCGGACGGGAACTCGAGGACGTGTTCGCCGACGACCTCGCGACGACGATTCGGGAGCGCGCTCGATCACCTGTCGTCCGGTGGATGGAACCGGTTTCGGGTGCTCTCGCGACCGACGCGTCCCCACCGGTCGACGTCTTCGTCGCGCCACTGTCGGACCCCGATCGAACGCTCTGTGTCGTCCGCGACAGGCGCGGCTCTCGAGGGGCCGCCCTGTCGTCGATCCGACGCGCGCTCGTCGCGCTCCGTCAGGCCGAGACGCCGTCGGCCGTTCGAGACACCGCCACGGCTGCCGTCCGGGAATTGGCCGGCGCTGACGTAGCCGTCTGGTATCGCGCCGAAGACGATCGCTTTCGTCCGGCGACGGTCGCGGCGGCGGAGCGCACCGGTGGCGACAAGCGCTCGCTCGAGCCGCCACCGATCGATCCTGACGGGAGCCCGCTGTCCGATGTTCTCGAGAACGAAAGATCGATTGCTCAGGCAGACGATGACGGAGCGGCCGATCACCCGGAGACCGGTGGACTGACAGTCTACGAGCGGGCGGACTTGGCGGATCTCCTCGAGCGCGCTGGGATCCGGGCCGAGCGAGTTCTCGCCGTCCCGGTCGCGAACCGTGCCGTGGTCCTTGCGACCAGTACTGAACCGATGGCGTTCGACGGACTCGAGTCGGACCCGATCGATGCGGTGTCGGACGCCGCGACCGTCGCCCTCGAGTCGCTCGAGCGTGCCGACGGCCTCCGGGCGTCCCGGAACGAGCGAGACCGTCTCGAAGCCGTCATCGAGCGGACGGAACGGGTGTGGGAGGCGGGGCAGTCGATACTGGCGGCCGACACGCGCGAGGCGGTCGAGCGACGGCTCTGTGAAGCGATCGTCTCCCTGGATCCGCTCGAGTCGGCCGGCGAAATAGGGCTCGCGTGGGTCGGTCACGCGGACGACGGTCGCGAACGAGTCGTCCCGTCGACGTGGGTCGGCCGCGACGGCGAGTTCCTCGAGTCGGCGACCGTTCCCCTGAAGACTGACGTCGACGCGCCGGCGGGAGCGGCGGCCGCGGCACGCGAGCCGGTCGTCCTCGACGACCTCTCGGTCGATCGGCGCGAGGACACGGCCGAGGACCGGTCGTGGCGACGGCGGCTCCGCGAGCGCGGATTCCGGTCCGCGCTCGGCGTGGCGCTCACCGCTGACGGGGTCCGATACGGGACGCTGACCGCGTACGCGAACCGACCGTCGGCGTTCGACGATCGAACTCGCCGCGCCTGTCGCCACCTCGCTTCGATCGCCGGGGCTGTGATCGGGGCGATCGAGACGAAACGCGCGTTGCTCGCCGATCGGATCACCGAACTCGAGGTCGTCGTCCGGGACGAGGGCGAAGCGCTGTCATCGATCGCCCGCGGCATCGACCGGCCGCTCGACGTGCGAGCGATCGTCCCGCGGTCATCGGGCGGATCGACGGTGTTCTGTGCAGTTGACGGAGGCGATACGGACGCGATTCGAGAGACGATCGAGTCGCTGTCGGCGGTCGACGCGATTTCGATCGTCGACCGCGACACTGGCGGAACCGTCCTCGAAATCGGCCTGCGGGAACCCACTGTCGCGCGAGCGATCGCGGAGCACGGTGGCGTCCTCCGATCCGTCACGCCGGTTGACGGTCGCTGCCGGCTCGTGATCGAACTCGGCGACCCTGTCGACGTTCGCTCGTTCCTCGACCACCTCGAGCGGGCCCATCCCGGCATGGAACTGGTCGCTCGCCGGAAACGCGATCGATCGTCCCGGCCGGTGCGCCCGTTCGACGAGTTGAGCCAGCACCTCTCAGAGCGACAGCGACGGACGCTCGAGGCGGCCTACTACGGCGGCTTTTTCGAGTGGCCGCGCGAGCACACCGGCGAGGAGGTGGCCGAATCGATCGGGATCTCCCAGCCGACGTTCAGTCGCCATCTCCGGCTGGCCCAGCGAAAACTGTTCGAACTGTTGTTCGACGAACTCGAGGCCGATTGA